Genomic window (Cenarchaeum symbiont of Oopsacas minuta):
TCGGCCATCATGTATATGATCACGCCAGCAACTGGCAACATGATAAACATGAGTGTAGTGAGCGAAGAGAGCACGTCAATAGTCATAATGAACATGCCTGCCACAAGGAATATTGGCATCATGGAAAATATTGCGTTTGTTAATATGGCCAAACTCTTTGCTTGTTCTTCATACCTATGAAATCTCGATTTTAATTGGGAGAACAAATCTTCCGTTGTTTTTTCCAAATAATTAACAAGATCTCCTCCGTCTTTGTATATGGATACATATCCGACAAACAGGTTACGTAACATCTGATTTGGGTGTTCAAGTGCCCTTTTATTGACCACATCTAGAGGATTTTCTGGAAAAAATCCCACATCACGAGACAGTAAATCTGCTTCTTTTTCTATATGCGGCAAAAGTTTTGACCCACGTATTCCAGATATTATATCAATCAACGATCCTCCGATCGTTTGTAACACCCATGCGTATATAGAAAAAAATGCCACTTCATCACCGATCTTTATTTTACGTTCAGAAATTAATACCATTAATTTGATCTTTGGCCATATCAAAACAATTGGAATAATAATAATCGTTAGCAGTAAGATTGGTTGTTCAAAATAAATCCATAACAAAATAGCTATAGGTACACCTAGCGCAAAAATTAACATCATTCTTCCTAAATTTTTAGCTGTCTCAATATGTGAATCCATAGCAATACCTGCTGTACGTATGTCAGAATGTATCAGCATTGATAATTTTTGTGAAAGATATGAAGCATGTTTATTTTTTACAAGTGATGAATACCACACGTTTTCATCAGGTACTTTTGTATGACTATCTAACAACATTTGAATGCGGATTTTTTTATGATAAAACCAGCTATACAAAGCTGTATTGTAAAATAACACCAACATTACAATTGTTGTTATTAAAAATACCATAAACAGCATCAACTGGCCTGATGCTATGGATGTCCATAATACGATAAGCATGATGGTAATTAGAACCACTCGATAGTTTCTATTCCAAATTTCTAATTGCATAAAGTAAAAAAAGACCTTTTTATTTAATGCGAATTTTTTGTTATAATGAATACAAAATATCATCTAAAACGAAGAAAGGCAGGAAGTCAGATTTTAGCTGCTGCTATATTGATGGGAATAGCAATTTCCGCTGCAGGCGTGTATGCATCTGGAATAATGGATCAGATAAGCGTCACTACTCAAAACTCTCGAATTAGCGTACAACACGTTGGAATAATTCAAGATGATAATGAAAATGAATGGTTTGCAGCTACAATCAAAAATGAAGGAAGTGTGGTAATAGATCAGATCAATATAACAATACAGATTGATAACATTACCGTAAAGTATTACATAACAGATAATGTAAAACCAGGTCGAAGTGTCATACAAGAACTAGTCCAAATCTTAGGCGATGGAAACTCTCCTGCCGTAAGCATAGGAGAGTCGGTTCCGGTGGAATTTCGAGCAATTTCTCTAGATGGATCCATATTTAGCAAAATAGAGTCGGTTCGTATATCATAATAATCATTTTTATTTTAATTATATGTTTTAGAATATGGTTACATTATCCGATCTGAAGGATCTTTTATGGTTTGAAAATATTACTCCTCACAACGAATCGATGTTTCCAATCTTAGGTTTTGGTACGTTGAGTATTAAGCAGCTTGGAATATTGGGAGCTGGCATCATGTTTACATGGAGCCTATGGCAGAAAACAGGAGATTATTTAGCAGTCATTCCAGTCGTAATAGCTTTGATACTAGTAGTTAAAAAAGAGAATGTTATTCCCATAGAGATAAAGATTATCAAAATACTTTTGTTTCATATTAGAAAGCAGGATAATGTTACACCAAAAAACAAACCCTCAATAAAAAATAATTATAAATCCAATTCAAAACTCTCAATAGCAAAACAATATCGCGTTAAATCATCCAATAGGCAGAATTTTATCAAAGAAACAAACGTGAGAAATATTCCATACATATATGATAGGATGTTTAGAATGAAAATACGTTTAGATAATGCTAAACAGATGGCAGTCAACTCTCGCGTTAAAATAGTTCTAGATGATGTTTTGTATGAAACGGCTTGCCCTAATAGTAACAATGAAATCGTGGTAAATTTTATACCAAAATATCCTGGCAAAAACCTGCTTCAAGTATATGCAGATGATACTGAACCCATATATGAAGAAATATTGAATTTTATCAGATAAACCCCAAGCAACGCTAAGGAAGGAATTAAAAATATTTTAAAAAAATTTAGTTTATTCGTTTACGTATGCTTGTTCGCCGTGCTGTGCAAGATCAAGACCAATCTCCTCTTCTTTGGGAGTGACCCTGATTCCGCCTGGCCATACAGCATCCATGACTTTGAGAATAACAATAGTTACGCCAAATGCGTAGCCTACTGATATCGCAGCGCCAATGATGCTGATAGCTTGTTGCTCGTAGCCTTCTGGGGTTCCAGTCCATGCACCAATACCGTCACCGGTATCCCAAATGTGTGGACTAGCTAGTGTGCCAGTAAGAATGGCGCCAGTAAGGCCTCCCATTCCGTGTATTCCCCAAACATCTAGTGCATCGTCCCATTTACGTGCGTTCTTGAAAGCGATACATCCGTAACAAATTGTGCTTGCGGCTATGCCGATTATGATCGCGCCCATAGGTCCAACCCAACCAGATGCTGGTGTAATTGCCACCAATCCAGCTACTGCACCTGATGCGGCTCCTATGATGCTTGGTTTACCTGTGTTGGCCCAACTCATAAGCACCCATGTTACAGCTGCAACGCCAGTGGCTGTGTTTGTTACCACCCACGCGCTTACAGTAATTCCGTCAACCATCACTTCGCTTCCTGCGTTAAACCCGAACCAGCCGAACCAGAGTATAGATGCACCAAGTACCACCATTGGTATATTGTGTGGTTCCATTGGAACTTTTCCATATCCGAGTCTGCGACCGAGTACTAGGGCTCCCGCCAAAGCGGAGAATCCGGATGAAATGTGTACGACAGTACCTCCAGCAAAGTCTAATGCATATGATGGTGATAGATCTGGATCTAGGTCAAGAGCGCCTCCTCCGATATATCCGCCACCCCATACCCAGTGGGCAATAGGATCGTAGACGAATGTACCCCATAGGAGAACAAATATCACTAGCGCGCTGAATTTTATCCTGTCAATCAAACCTCCAACAATTAGTGCTGGTGTTATGATTGCAAACGTACCTTGGAACGCTGCAAAGAGCGCGTGTGGTACGGTGCCAGGCCAGCTATCACTACAAGCTTCTTCAGATTTCATTTGTTGCATTTGATATGCATTTGACCAAATGTCCCCGTCACATGCTGTTGGGGCTCCGAGTGGTGCATAGTGTGAAACTTGATTGAATCCGACATAGTCTAGAGCGCCCATGAACATATTGGCATCATTGTCAATTGGACCAAACGAGAGGGTGTAACCCCATGCGACCCATTGCCAAGCCATAATGCCCATAATGATAAACGTCATTCCAATGACATTTACTGCGTTCTTTGATCTTGCAAGACCTCCGTAGAAGAATGCTACACCAGGAGTCATAAACAATACCATTGATGTTGCAGTTAACATCCATGCAGTATCACCTGTATCGATATAACATGCAGTAAACGTACCATCGTTATTATCTACCCAACATTCTTGGGGATTGCCAGTGTAAATTCCAGAAGTGCCTTTAACATATCCGTCCATTCCATCGTTAATGCTTTGTGCGTATGCAGTAGACATTACACCTGATGATGTAATAGCCACTGCGGCTACAAGTAGTAGAGCATACTTGTGGTTTTTATTTCTCATTGATCTGAAAAATCTGATCTGTATATTTAAAACTTGATACAACTAATCGCTAAAAAGAATAAATATTATATAATACAGTTTTATGATAGTATCATATAATGAAAAAATTAACATACGTACGTGTTGGTAGTCATGACTGAGAATACAGATGCCCTGGCCATATTTGATACATTCAAGACGAAGAGCATGGATTTGACGGCCAAAGCCATACGCCAAAGGGCGATAATATCTGCCTTGACAGGCAACGTCAACTCTGCAGAGAAGACTAGAACTGCCATAACACGTAGAATTACAGGAAGTAAAGAATGGAAAAATACCTATTCTGGAGTGTTTTTAGATATTGAAAGAGTCCTAATTCCATTGGGGTTTGTGCAAGAAGAGGGCAGAATGCCACTAAAACGTGGACCTAAAGCACTTCAAGAAAAAGGAGTGCCATATTACAAGCTTACAAGAAAGGGATCCATTGTGGCTATGGCCTTGAATGACACCTCTAATGTAGATGCAGTGCTTGCTGAATGTTTTACTGATATGGTTAAAGAAGAAGAGGAAATAAAAAATACAATAAATATGTTATATGAGATATCTCCAAAACTAGTACGTTATCTTTTTGAAAAATATGTACGAGCGTACTGTAAGGGAAAATTCGAGGATCTTTTACCCATGAATTCTTCTAGATTTAGTGGAAATGACGAATTTATGATCATATTGGAAGAATTTCTAACTAATATACCAAAAACAAGTAAAGGCGACACCACAAAGATTCACAACGTGATCCGACAACTCTTAGATCAAGCCATACATTAAAATCAGTTGTTGATACTTGGTTAAATATGGCATCGGGAACACAGAAAATGAAAATATATTCTGCTGTAAAATCCTACAGTCAACGTGGAAATCTTTTATCAAAGGGAGATCTACAGGCCTTTGCAGAATCAAGAAACCTTGACGAATTACTTACTAGAATAAAAAATACTAGATATGCCAATACCCTTGGAAAAATTGTGGCTCCGATAACAGCCGAAATGTTAGAATCAGCATTACGTGTGCATTTAGCAGATATACATTACTCAATTTATAAAACCTCTGGAGAGCCTGCACTGAAAACATATTTTATGAAATTTATGATATGGAATCTAAAGATAATACTAAAAGGTAAGATCTTGGGAAAAACACAAGAAGAGTTGGAATCAAAATTAAACCTTCACGCAGAAGAGCTCATATCGCAGCGCGATATAGTGTTAAAAGCACTTGTTGCAAAAGATCTAGATGAAGCCGTTATCAATCTCTCAGAAACTGTTTTTGGTAAAGATATAGAGAAAGCCGTAACCGCATACAACGAATCAGGTAACATACAGGTATTTGATACGTTCTTTGATAAAGTGTTAACACGACAGCTTGCTCAATATAGTAGAAAAACTTCAGACAGATATCTGTACACACTCATATCGATGGATATTGATTTTTACAATATACTAAGCGTTATCAGAGGACGGTTTTGGGGATTAGATCCAGAACGAATACGCGAACTAATCGAAGGAAAGACCGCCAGTGTTTCACAAGCATTACTGGATCGAATGATCAACGCCGCTACGGTAAAAGATGCGTTTACAGAACTATCTACAACACGTTACCGACACCTTGTGTCACAAAAAGAGAATGACATGGAAGCAATATCTGAATTTGAAAGAAACTTTGAGATGGCAATATACAAATCCGCTTTAAACACGTTTACTAGAATGTTTAGCCCATCTACAAGCGTAGGAATTACAAAGCTAACCGGATATGAGATAAGAAACATTGCTGCAATAGCCTTTGGTATAGAACAGAAAATACCTGCAACAGTCATCATGTCAAAATTGATTGTGGATCAAGAATGACTATAGATTCAAGAGGCGTAACTCTAGAAGTTTTGTTACGGCTAATTTGGGTAAGCACAATACTTGCCATGATATTTGTCTTGCCTGCATTGGGACTTTTTTATATCATATATGAAATATCGGGAAATCTAATTGTAGGTATTATCGCAGGAGTTGCTCTACATTTTGTAATTCTTGCATTTTCACCAAAGATCTCTACTTGGATTACCTCATGGCTGACTGAGCTCAAACCGTCGGAGAGCAACAGCTAAATGATGGGTGATCGAGACTATCGTAGTCTCATAAGAAGAGTGATTGACGCGATAGGCAAAGAAATTGAAATAAATATTGATGTGTCAGATAATGATAAAATTGGAATACATGAAATAACTGGGTGTATACGACGTGCATATTTTAACAGAATAGATCCTCTCGAATACAAACATCAAAATTTTGGCGAACTCTCAGTAGGATTGTTACATAAATTACATTACGGTACAAAAAAAATTGAATTTGACATGGACGGAATTAAATTGATTGGTAATGCAGACATGATCATAGATGATGCTATAATAATATTCAGATCTACAATAAAGACTATGGAAAATCCACTAGCTGCAGATATGATTTATCTAAACGCTTGTCTGTGGATGTATAACAAAAACGATGGCATAATTGTTTACATAACAACTGACGGACAAGAATCTTCATTTTCACTAACTAGAAACAAATCCATGTTTGAAGAAACTGCAAGACGTGTGAGAATATTACATAATCTATTGGTCGAAAAAAAATTACCAATATTAGAACCGTCTTCAGAGTGTTCTACGTGCCAATATTATCAAAGATGTTATATGAAACAAAAGATAGGAAAAACTATAACTATCAGTGATATCATGGGAATGAAAAAATAACGTTTTGTCCGAGTTTAGTCTAGTGGTTCTTTATGACCGCCACCGCGGAGTGCAAATGTTACTACTGCAAGAGCGATAGATACTCCAATTGCTGCTCCGAATGCGCTTATTGCTGCTTCTGCCATACATATCGCTCATGATATACTCATATATAACTTTGGCAATTATTTGTCAATTTTAAAATATAATCATAATTTTAAAGAATTATGATACATACGTATGATGCGCCATGTAATTATCACACCTGTGATTATTATTAATAGTGTATACAGATTTGAAAACTGCTGATCGCCTTCTTTTATGATAATCGGCTCATATAGCGCATATGCTCTTCCTCCCCATATGTTGTATGCTTCAATCAACACAGCATTTTTTGGTGTTGATAGAATACAACTGTTCAGGCAGTTTACAAGGCGAGGATGATCTACACCATCAAGTTTTATGTGTTGTATATGACCAAAACCATCTGGACCTTTTATTATTATGCTAGCACGGTTGTCATCTATGTGCAATATGTTGTGTGTTTCTTGATTTGCAATGTATGCATGATCGCCTATGTGTGAATACAAAAGCGTATCAACTATATTTTTTTCTCCTACTGAAAGATGTATGATGTATGGAGACGGTGCATTATATCCTTCATTTATTGGCATAGAAAAAAAATCATCTAAATAGGGTGCATTCCATGTTGATATACGCGGTAGATATAAAATTACTTTACCAAATGCATCAGCTTGTGCTTTCTTTGGATACATATCATTTACTAGTATGTTTCCAATTTCTCTTAAACCAGTGTCAAATTCTACTTTATCGCACACATAATCATGTGTATATGAAACCCCATTC
Coding sequences:
- a CDS encoding ATPase — protein: MASGTQKMKIYSAVKSYSQRGNLLSKGDLQAFAESRNLDELLTRIKNTRYANTLGKIVAPITAEMLESALRVHLADIHYSIYKTSGEPALKTYFMKFMIWNLKIILKGKILGKTQEELESKLNLHAEELISQRDIVLKALVAKDLDEAVINLSETVFGKDIEKAVTAYNESGNIQVFDTFFDKVLTRQLAQYSRKTSDRYLYTLISMDIDFYNILSVIRGRFWGLDPERIRELIEGKTASVSQALLDRMINAATVKDAFTELSTTRYRHLVSQKENDMEAISEFERNFEMAIYKSALNTFTRMFSPSTSVGITKLTGYEIRNIAAIAFGIEQKIPATVIMSKLIVDQE
- a CDS encoding ammonia permease, producing MRNKNHKYALLLVAAVAITSSGVMSTAYAQSINDGMDGYVKGTSGIYTGNPQECWVDNNDGTFTACYIDTGDTAWMLTATSMVLFMTPGVAFFYGGLARSKNAVNVIGMTFIIMGIMAWQWVAWGYTLSFGPIDNDANMFMGALDYVGFNQVSHYAPLGAPTACDGDIWSNAYQMQQMKSEEACSDSWPGTVPHALFAAFQGTFAIITPALIVGGLIDRIKFSALVIFVLLWGTFVYDPIAHWVWGGGYIGGGALDLDPDLSPSYALDFAGGTVVHISSGFSALAGALVLGRRLGYGKVPMEPHNIPMVVLGASILWFGWFGFNAGSEVMVDGITVSAWVVTNTATGVAAVTWVLMSWANTGKPSIIGAASGAVAGLVAITPASGWVGPMGAIIIGIAASTICYGCIAFKNARKWDDALDVWGIHGMGGLTGAILTGTLASPHIWDTGDGIGAWTGTPEGYEQQAISIIGAAISVGYAFGVTIVILKVMDAVWPGGIRVTPKEEEIGLDLAQHGEQAYVNE
- a CDS encoding putative membrane protein; the protein is MVTLSDLKDLLWFENITPHNESMFPILGFGTLSIKQLGILGAGIMFTWSLWQKTGDYLAVIPVVIALILVVKKENVIPIEIKIIKILLFHIRKQDNVTPKNKPSIKNNYKSNSKLSIAKQYRVKSSNRQNFIKETNVRNIPYIYDRMFRMKIRLDNAKQMAVNSRVKIVLDDVLYETACPNSNNEIVVNFIPKYPGKNLLQVYADDTEPIYEEILNFIR
- a CDS encoding putative membrane protein, with amino-acid sequence MTIDSRGVTLEVLLRLIWVSTILAMIFVLPALGLFYIIYEISGNLIVGIIAGVALHFVILAFSPKISTWITSWLTELKPSESNS